A region of Clostridia bacterium DNA encodes the following proteins:
- a CDS encoding flagellar assembly protein FliW, translated as MQIDTTRFGLITYSPQDLIHFPAGLLGFQELKDYVVIPLEANPAFFWLQSVQDGQIAFLITDPFLFFPDYQVELSDSLKQELAITRRELVVVYSIVTIPATGVKDMTTNLVGPLVINMENRRGVQYVLGGNQYHTKHRLFKTQATVEAGG; from the coding sequence TTGCAAATTGATACTACCCGTTTCGGTTTAATCACATATAGCCCGCAGGATTTAATTCATTTTCCTGCCGGGCTTTTGGGCTTTCAAGAGCTAAAAGATTATGTAGTTATTCCTTTAGAAGCCAATCCGGCTTTTTTTTGGCTCCAATCGGTGCAAGATGGGCAAATTGCTTTTCTGATTACCGATCCTTTTCTGTTCTTTCCCGATTATCAGGTGGAACTGAGCGACAGCCTCAAACAGGAATTAGCCATTACACGACGGGAACTGGTGGTTGTGTATAGCATCGTTACTATTCCTGCAACCGGGGTTAAAGATATGACCACCAATCTGGTTGGCCCGCTGGTAATTAACATGGAAAACCGCCGGGGCGTCCAGTATGTCTTGGGAGGTAATCAATACCACACCAAACACCGTCTTTTCAAGACACAAGCCACTGTAGAGGCAGGTGGCTAA
- a CDS encoding chemotaxis protein CheA produces the protein MSADFDISQYLSIFLDEAEEQIQILDETLVLLEQEGDDKELLNKIFRAAHTLKGSSASMGFENMAQLTHAMEGVLDDLRHGHLEVTSEIIDHLLHGLDMLKELKENIRSGQENGIDVSPLIEELRNIKSQGASPKPREPEVLAEVPVEETTPVIGELPKTIDSADLNMDDVEVNVAAAAKASGYHVWHVKVTLVPDCLMKGARAYIVFNNIKDLGEVIKTIPSVEDIEEEKFDDSFQFVIVTRATADKLQDTIMSVSEIAAVEVHPVQATAIPEAVTGVLPGKRSEDNGTDAAKTQKSYTQPQGPARTTQTVRVDVQRLENLMNLVGELVIDRTRLADVNGGLKAKLGAEGLLETLEEVTVHIGRIIGDLQEEIMKARMFPIEQVFNRFPRMVRDLAQKAEKEINFIIEGRETELDRTVIEEIGDPLIHLLRNAIDHGIESPAERVKAGKPAAGTIKLRAFHQENQIVITVEDDGKGIDPAVIREKAVEKGVITPEAAARLGDREAINLIFAPGFSTAKTVSDVSGRGVGMDIVRTHIEKINGVVDIDTIPGKGTKFTIKLPLTLAINRSLLVYLGRQVFAFPLANVVEIIDVEVKDIQKVQQRDVVLLRGEVLPLFKLADVLDFPVPESKETRLPVVVVGISEKRIGFIVDELIGEQEIVIKSLGEFIGQIPGLAGATIMGDGKVALILDVRGLAGQAGV, from the coding sequence ATGTCTGCAGATTTTGATATCAGCCAATATTTGAGTATTTTCCTGGATGAAGCGGAAGAACAAATCCAGATTCTCGATGAAACCCTGGTGCTCCTGGAACAGGAAGGGGACGACAAGGAGCTTCTTAATAAGATTTTCCGGGCTGCCCATACGCTGAAAGGATCGTCGGCTTCCATGGGGTTTGAAAACATGGCCCAATTAACCCACGCCATGGAAGGGGTACTGGATGACCTGCGCCACGGCCATCTAGAGGTCACCTCGGAAATCATCGATCACCTGCTGCACGGCTTGGATATGTTGAAGGAGCTCAAAGAGAATATCAGGAGCGGGCAGGAAAACGGGATCGATGTTTCTCCTTTAATTGAAGAGCTGCGCAACATCAAGAGCCAGGGAGCTTCCCCCAAGCCGCGGGAGCCGGAAGTTTTGGCGGAGGTCCCGGTTGAAGAAACCACTCCCGTGATCGGGGAGCTGCCAAAAACCATCGACAGCGCCGACTTGAACATGGATGACGTGGAAGTCAATGTGGCGGCTGCCGCCAAAGCCAGCGGGTACCACGTCTGGCATGTGAAAGTCACCTTGGTCCCTGATTGTCTCATGAAAGGGGCTAGGGCTTATATTGTGTTTAATAATATTAAAGACCTGGGAGAAGTGATCAAGACCATTCCTTCGGTGGAGGATATTGAGGAAGAGAAATTCGATGATTCCTTCCAATTCGTGATTGTCACCAGGGCAACGGCGGATAAGCTCCAGGATACCATTATGTCCGTTTCGGAAATTGCCGCCGTGGAGGTACATCCTGTGCAAGCTACGGCAATTCCGGAAGCCGTGACGGGAGTACTACCGGGCAAACGGTCCGAAGACAACGGGACGGATGCCGCGAAAACACAAAAAAGTTATACCCAGCCCCAAGGGCCCGCTAGGACCACCCAGACGGTGCGGGTGGACGTGCAGCGGTTGGAGAACTTGATGAACCTGGTGGGGGAGCTGGTCATCGACCGTACCAGGTTGGCCGATGTCAATGGAGGACTGAAGGCTAAGCTGGGCGCAGAGGGGCTGTTGGAAACTTTAGAAGAAGTGACGGTACATATCGGCCGCATTATCGGGGACCTGCAGGAAGAAATCATGAAAGCCAGGATGTTTCCCATTGAGCAGGTATTTAACCGTTTTCCCCGTATGGTGCGGGATCTAGCGCAAAAGGCCGAGAAGGAGATCAATTTCATCATCGAAGGCCGGGAAACGGAGTTAGACCGGACGGTTATCGAAGAAATCGGCGATCCGTTGATTCACCTGCTGCGTAACGCCATCGACCACGGGATCGAGAGCCCGGCGGAGCGGGTGAAGGCAGGAAAACCCGCTGCCGGTACCATTAAGCTGAGAGCATTTCACCAGGAAAACCAGATCGTCATCACCGTGGAGGATGACGGTAAAGGCATTGATCCGGCGGTGATCCGGGAAAAAGCCGTGGAAAAAGGAGTGATCACCCCCGAGGCGGCGGCAAGGTTGGGAGACCGGGAAGCCATCAACTTGATCTTCGCCCCCGGCTTTTCCACGGCGAAAACCGTAAGCGATGTATCCGGCCGCGGCGTAGGTATGGACATCGTCCGGACCCATATTGAAAAGATTAACGGGGTAGTGGATATTGATACCATCCCGGGCAAGGGTACCAAGTTTACCATCAAGCTGCCCTTGACCCTGGCCATTAACCGCTCCTTACTGGTGTATCTAGGCCGGCAGGTTTTTGCCTTCCCGTTGGCCAATGTGGTGGAAATCATCGATGTGGAAGTGAAGGACATCCAGAAGGTGCAGCAGCGGGATGTGGTGCTGCTCCGCGGTGAAGTCCTGCCTCTCTTCAAACTGGCGGACGTGCTCGATTTTCCTGTACCGGAAAGCAAGGAAACCAGGCTGCCGGTGGTGGTGGTCGGGATTTCGGAAAAACGCATCGGCTTTATTGTCGATGAATTAATCGGGGAACAGGAAATCGTGATTAAATCATTAGGCGAGTTTATCGGTCAAATCCCGGGATTGGCAGGAGCCACCATTATGGGCGACGGTAAAGTAGCCTTGATTCTTGACGTGCGTGGTTTGGCGGGACAGGCAGGTGTGTAA
- a CDS encoding flagellar protein FlgN — protein MEAHERGKVGVLMSNPVTELQTVLSQMIPVVEDLLTAAYQQTEALKKDDLERLLAIVQQQQLLAAKLQPLEAKRVQALEALAQEMGLASPPVLSELVGDADLPADLRETARVLHGKLELLKEQQELNQMLLQQSLYYTRKLLNIFNQTSTYQPDGTVEQPPVSPALIDKSV, from the coding sequence GTGGAAGCACATGAGAGAGGAAAAGTAGGTGTGCTCATGTCTAACCCGGTAACAGAACTGCAAACCGTACTGTCTCAAATGATCCCCGTCGTTGAGGACCTGCTGACGGCAGCCTACCAGCAAACGGAAGCGCTAAAAAAGGATGATCTGGAACGCTTGCTGGCTATCGTCCAGCAACAGCAGCTGCTGGCGGCAAAACTGCAACCCTTGGAAGCAAAGAGGGTGCAAGCTTTAGAAGCTCTTGCTCAGGAGATGGGTTTAGCTTCTCCTCCGGTATTGAGTGAACTGGTCGGTGATGCCGATTTGCCCGCGGACCTCAGGGAAACAGCCAGAGTCCTCCATGGTAAATTGGAGCTTTTGAAGGAACAGCAAGAGTTAAACCAGATGCTGCTTCAGCAGTCCCTGTATTACACCCGTAAGCTGCTGAACATTTTTAACCAGACATCTACTTACCAGCCCGACGGCACCGTGGAACAGCCGCCAGTGTCGCCGGCTTTAATTGATAAAAGCGTTTAA
- the flgM gene encoding flagellar biosynthesis anti-sigma factor FlgM: MKITGKGPVNPFQIYHQQQQLKAKGKNGTSKGDILELSPEAQKVQELARQGMALPDIRQELVDRIKSQLEARVYHVSPRQLAESMWKHMREEK, encoded by the coding sequence ATGAAAATCACTGGCAAAGGACCGGTTAACCCTTTTCAAATTTATCACCAGCAACAGCAGTTGAAGGCGAAGGGCAAGAACGGTACTTCCAAAGGAGATATCCTGGAATTGTCGCCGGAAGCCCAGAAAGTACAGGAACTGGCGCGCCAGGGCATGGCGTTACCGGATATACGGCAGGAGCTGGTAGACAGAATTAAGTCCCAGTTGGAGGCCAGAGTATATCACGTCAGTCCCCGGCAGCTGGCGGAGAGCATGTGGAAGCACATGAGAGAGGAAAAGTAG
- the flgK gene encoding flagellar hook-associated protein FlgK: MAGGTFFGFNTALKSLFAQQKAINTTSHNIANASTPGYTRQQAVMAADFAFPVPSLNRPGGAGQVGTGVLVVEMRRIRDQFLDKQIRLELSTLGQWEQRAETLKLVETVFIEPSDSGLSKLFNEFWVAWQELSKNAENVAIRTSLVETAVSLAEALNHAHSQLTTIVDDLKYIAQIKADQINTIAVQIDDLNKQIATIQLAGDAPNDLKDKRDLLLDELAKLVDFEIEETLVERPGKDGKMVKVPDGQIRIYIGTDPVGSRNKEDYLVHVNGKFGEESVDNVREIEFVAEDGEEPTFEWLNEDIEVKVVNGQLAGILESIDQVNEYIENLNDLAKNLAEKINELHVQGYDLNDQPGGDFFDYDPDNAAASITVMQAIVDDINKIAASLPGIDEGDHNGQIALRISQLRPGIDRQYDQLVSRIGVKTNESKRRVDGQEVLIGQLNERKESISGVNLDEEMAMMLQFQRIYQASATMITTLDEMIQTILSMKR; encoded by the coding sequence ATGGCAGGCGGTACCTTTTTCGGTTTTAACACGGCCCTGAAGAGCCTGTTCGCCCAGCAAAAGGCGATTAATACCACTTCCCATAACATTGCCAATGCCAGCACGCCCGGTTATACCCGGCAGCAAGCTGTCATGGCAGCGGATTTTGCTTTTCCCGTTCCGTCCCTCAATCGTCCCGGCGGCGCCGGCCAAGTCGGCACCGGTGTCCTGGTCGTAGAAATGCGGCGGATCCGGGATCAGTTTTTGGATAAGCAGATTCGATTGGAATTGTCCACCCTTGGGCAGTGGGAACAAAGAGCGGAAACTCTCAAATTAGTTGAAACGGTTTTTATCGAGCCTTCAGATTCCGGTTTGAGTAAACTCTTCAATGAATTCTGGGTAGCCTGGCAGGAGCTCAGCAAAAACGCCGAGAACGTGGCGATCCGTACCTCTTTGGTGGAGACCGCCGTGTCTTTGGCCGAGGCTCTTAACCATGCCCACAGTCAACTTACCACCATCGTGGATGATTTGAAATACATAGCCCAGATTAAAGCGGATCAGATCAATACTATCGCTGTGCAAATCGATGATTTGAACAAGCAAATCGCCACCATCCAACTGGCAGGCGATGCCCCTAACGATCTCAAAGACAAGCGGGACCTGTTGTTAGACGAACTGGCCAAGCTGGTGGATTTTGAGATTGAGGAGACATTAGTTGAACGGCCGGGTAAAGACGGCAAAATGGTCAAAGTACCTGATGGGCAGATCAGGATTTATATCGGTACTGATCCAGTCGGTTCCAGGAATAAAGAGGATTATTTAGTTCATGTCAACGGAAAATTTGGCGAAGAGTCAGTTGATAATGTTAGGGAAATAGAATTTGTAGCAGAAGATGGTGAAGAGCCTACATTTGAATGGCTTAACGAAGACATAGAAGTTAAAGTTGTTAACGGCCAATTAGCAGGCATTCTGGAATCTATTGACCAGGTAAATGAGTATATTGAAAATCTAAATGATTTAGCTAAGAACTTGGCTGAAAAGATTAATGAATTACATGTACAAGGTTATGATTTGAATGACCAACCTGGTGGAGACTTTTTTGATTACGATCCAGATAATGCTGCGGCCTCTATTACAGTTATGCAAGCGATAGTTGACGATATCAATAAGATTGCTGCTTCTTTACCAGGCATAGATGAAGGAGATCATAACGGCCAAATTGCTCTTCGCATCTCTCAACTCCGACCTGGTATCGACCGTCAATACGATCAACTAGTTTCCCGTATCGGAGTTAAGACCAATGAATCAAAGCGAAGAGTGGACGGACAAGAAGTCCTTATTGGGCAATTAAATGAGAGAAAAGAAAGCATTTCAGGTGTTAATCTAGATGAAGAAATGGCGATGATGCTTCAATTCCAGCGGATTTACCAGGCCTCTGCAACCATGATAACTACATTGGACGAGATGATCCAAACAATCCTGTCCATGAAACGATAG
- the csrA gene encoding carbon storage regulator CsrA, with protein sequence MLVLTRKVKETLIIDNKIKITVVAVDGDKVKLAIDAPKDIPILRQEVFEAIEKENRESLNVSIGADELFKIKDLLP encoded by the coding sequence TTGTTAGTGCTCACACGTAAAGTCAAGGAAACGCTGATTATTGATAATAAAATAAAAATCACCGTCGTTGCCGTAGACGGGGATAAAGTTAAATTGGCTATTGATGCTCCCAAGGACATTCCAATATTACGGCAGGAAGTGTTTGAGGCTATTGAAAAGGAGAACCGTGAGTCGCTGAACGTTTCCATCGGTGCAGATGAATTATTCAAGATCAAGGATTTACTTCCCTGA
- a CDS encoding S-layer homology domain-containing protein — MQSRRYVLSCLAIMLIVALVAPGHPGAFGAATVTYEESPYADTIYRTAAFSDIQGHWARVPIYRMAAQGVLKGDGQGKFRPEGTLTREEALALVLRIAGLEADAQVAAEVLAQNPRGRRPQTTSNPATAEQFWADGYIQVAANRGIITPAEQADLLNNRNRPAQRQEVAAWLSRALELPAVYGINMQLVYSFSDWRDFNPELLSAIEPVLQRKLMGGDPGGTFRPKGTIKRGEMASVLSRVNEQGLDRLGGSSFQGRIVNRLGRSVAGGDKAGQWVDLDVQLAGYDRAIVSFRSGKGFPVLKNNRLTRAGDLQVGEQVEFILNANNEVVFALVGSGQQLAYDGYFAGLSNNNTVLELQDPYTGQKRVIPLSDQVAVVIDGRPGSLIDLVPGQELRLEVRNNTAVAIHATFGPALIGYETPARPVTKVGRVKQVLGEYLVLADGDQEGTYRITSGTRIIKGGRPVQVADLRIGDRVRVEVVDTLTGQLSRVEVSSYEGLADKVVRGRLNAVYPEGRQVSLLEPQEYFYGSWYPLGTLGSIVLDGGADIYLGNQLVSMEELRNGYLGHEVYIALSSTSGSLLGSKVLVRDGEPRPYNGIIDRVAWALNRFSLVKNSENFLVDAGTIAIRDGKLVDPQDFHEGEHVFLETIYTSSGEYSALMQHFQGVPPRIKVYAGRLSDIDRREVELSRARQLVGNQWETVSSRRMPTLTFDNRTKIWDAYYAGGWITPDQLAESRWSDEYLRMEAFVIADEEDRVLAMTIRYSNPENLKTSVARVAAVNRDSHVLVLDRVQDWSEGYQRWTPNPQVLRLNMEDALVDTGSFYGGLGDLQPGDVVYIVHDLYDGCVLFKQ, encoded by the coding sequence ATGCAGTCGAGACGCTACGTGTTATCCTGTTTGGCCATCATGCTCATCGTTGCCCTGGTGGCACCGGGCCATCCCGGTGCCTTCGGGGCCGCCACCGTTACATATGAAGAAAGCCCCTACGCCGATACCATTTATCGTACCGCCGCTTTTTCCGACATCCAGGGGCACTGGGCCCGGGTGCCCATCTACCGCATGGCAGCCCAGGGGGTGCTCAAAGGAGACGGGCAGGGCAAGTTCCGCCCGGAAGGCACCTTGACCAGGGAGGAAGCCCTGGCCCTGGTGCTCCGGATTGCCGGCTTGGAAGCGGATGCTCAGGTGGCGGCGGAGGTGCTGGCCCAAAACCCGCGGGGCCGACGGCCCCAGACTACCTCAAATCCAGCCACGGCGGAGCAGTTCTGGGCCGATGGCTATATCCAAGTGGCGGCGAACCGGGGCATTATCACTCCCGCCGAACAGGCGGACCTGCTCAACAACCGGAACCGGCCGGCCCAGCGGCAGGAGGTGGCCGCCTGGCTGTCCCGGGCCTTGGAGCTCCCTGCCGTCTATGGCATCAACATGCAGTTGGTCTATAGCTTTTCCGACTGGCGGGATTTTAATCCGGAATTGCTCTCCGCTATTGAACCGGTGCTGCAGCGGAAGCTCATGGGAGGGGACCCCGGTGGCACTTTCCGGCCGAAGGGCACCATCAAGCGGGGGGAAATGGCCTCGGTGCTCAGCCGGGTGAATGAGCAAGGATTGGACCGGCTAGGCGGGAGCAGTTTCCAAGGGCGCATTGTGAACCGGCTGGGCCGGTCTGTGGCCGGCGGGGACAAGGCCGGGCAATGGGTGGACTTGGATGTCCAGCTGGCCGGTTATGACCGGGCCATCGTGAGTTTTCGCAGCGGGAAAGGATTTCCGGTTTTGAAAAACAACCGGCTTACCAGAGCCGGCGATTTACAGGTGGGCGAGCAGGTAGAGTTTATACTCAACGCCAATAATGAGGTTGTGTTCGCCTTGGTTGGCTCTGGCCAGCAGTTGGCGTATGACGGTTATTTCGCCGGTCTTAGTAACAACAATACAGTACTGGAACTGCAAGACCCCTATACCGGGCAAAAGAGAGTAATACCTCTCAGTGATCAGGTAGCGGTGGTCATCGATGGGCGCCCCGGCAGCCTAATAGACCTGGTGCCTGGGCAGGAATTGCGGCTGGAGGTGCGCAACAATACAGCCGTAGCTATCCATGCCACTTTTGGCCCCGCTCTCATCGGCTACGAGACCCCGGCGCGCCCGGTAACCAAAGTGGGCCGGGTGAAGCAGGTATTGGGTGAGTACCTGGTCCTGGCGGACGGCGATCAGGAAGGAACCTATCGCATCACCTCCGGCACCCGCATCATCAAGGGTGGCCGGCCGGTGCAGGTCGCGGACCTTAGAATAGGTGACCGGGTCCGGGTGGAGGTGGTTGATACTCTAACCGGCCAGTTGAGTAGGGTCGAGGTATCCAGTTACGAAGGCTTAGCAGACAAAGTAGTCCGGGGTAGGCTGAATGCCGTCTACCCGGAGGGAAGGCAAGTTAGCTTGCTGGAACCCCAAGAATACTTTTACGGCAGTTGGTATCCTCTCGGCACTTTAGGGAGTATCGTCCTCGACGGGGGAGCCGACATCTACCTGGGCAACCAGCTAGTATCCATGGAAGAGCTGAGAAACGGCTATCTCGGCCATGAGGTGTACATTGCCTTGAGCAGCACCTCCGGCAGCTTGTTAGGCAGCAAGGTATTGGTGCGGGACGGGGAACCGCGTCCTTATAACGGCATCATTGACCGGGTGGCCTGGGCTTTGAACCGGTTCAGCCTGGTGAAAAACAGTGAGAATTTCTTAGTGGATGCCGGCACCATCGCCATCCGGGACGGTAAACTGGTGGATCCGCAAGACTTCCATGAAGGCGAGCACGTCTTCCTGGAGACCATCTATACCTCGTCCGGGGAATACAGTGCCCTGATGCAGCATTTCCAAGGGGTGCCGCCCAGAATCAAAGTTTATGCGGGACGGCTGTCCGATATCGATCGCCGGGAAGTAGAATTGTCCCGGGCCCGGCAGCTGGTGGGGAACCAGTGGGAGACGGTTTCTTCCCGCCGGATGCCTACCTTGACCTTTGATAACCGCACCAAGATCTGGGATGCCTATTATGCCGGGGGCTGGATTACCCCGGACCAGCTGGCGGAAAGCCGCTGGAGCGATGAGTACCTGCGCATGGAAGCCTTTGTTATTGCCGATGAGGAGGACCGGGTCTTGGCCATGACCATCCGGTACAGCAACCCGGAAAACTTGAAAACCAGCGTGGCCAGGGTGGCGGCGGTGAACCGGGACAGCCACGTCCTGGTGTTGGACCGGGTGCAGGACTGGAGCGAGGGCTACCAGCGCTGGACTCCCAACCCGCAGGTCCTGCGCTTGAACATGGAGGACGCCCTGGTGGACACGGGCTCTTTCTACGGCGGTCTTGGGGATCTGCAACCCGGCGATGTGGTGTATATAGTGCACGATCTGTATGACGGCTGCGTGCTGTTCAAGCAGTAG
- the flgL gene encoding flagellar hook-associated protein FlgL, producing MRITNRMLVDNVLRNLNRNLAQLQKTQYQQSSGKKVSRPSDDPIRVTQALYMRSALSEQQQHIKNMKDAKSWLDATDTALMNAGEIIHRAYELAVGGANDTLPEDARRAIADEIDQLIDHLVQVANTSHTGRYIFAGSRTADIPFEYDDPSNPTTVNYNGNSNNLDWEVSPGVTMTVNLTGENVFNFVDKNGDLVNVFDILFDLRDALYHDPGISEPSQVIQTSITKLQEALDHNLSQRSIVGAKSRRMELAIARAEEAEINSTEILSNLEDIDIAEVNMMLSMHSYVYQAALMTGVKVLQPSLLDFLK from the coding sequence ATGCGTATAACTAATAGAATGCTTGTCGACAATGTTTTGCGTAATCTTAATCGCAATTTAGCCCAATTACAAAAAACTCAATACCAACAGTCCAGTGGCAAGAAGGTTTCCCGTCCTTCTGATGACCCAATCAGGGTTACCCAAGCACTTTATATGCGCAGCGCCTTATCAGAACAACAGCAGCATATTAAGAACATGAAAGATGCCAAAAGCTGGCTGGATGCCACAGATACGGCTCTGATGAATGCCGGCGAAATAATTCATAGAGCTTATGAACTGGCTGTGGGAGGAGCCAATGACACATTGCCTGAGGATGCTCGCCGGGCAATTGCTGACGAGATTGACCAGCTTATTGATCATTTGGTACAAGTAGCCAACACCAGCCATACAGGGCGCTATATCTTTGCTGGCAGCAGGACAGCGGATATTCCTTTTGAATATGATGATCCTAGTAATCCTACAACGGTTAATTATAACGGCAATTCTAATAATCTTGATTGGGAAGTCTCACCCGGCGTGACAATGACTGTCAATTTGACGGGAGAGAATGTCTTCAACTTTGTTGATAAAAATGGTGACCTTGTTAACGTATTTGATATCCTATTCGATTTGCGAGATGCTTTATACCATGACCCAGGCATTTCTGAACCTAGCCAGGTGATTCAAACATCAATTACTAAGCTCCAAGAAGCTCTTGATCATAATCTATCACAAAGATCCATCGTGGGTGCCAAAAGCCGTCGCATGGAACTGGCCATTGCCCGGGCAGAGGAAGCAGAAATAAACTCAACGGAAATCTTATCGAACTTGGAGGATATTGATATTGCTGAAGTGAATATGATGTTGTCCATGCACTCCTATGTGTACCAAGCCGCCCTGATGACCGGTGTAAAAGTGCTGCAGCCTTCACTGCTCGACTTTTTGAAATAA
- a CDS encoding chemotaxis protein CheW, giving the protein MEQDKSTATAMEEQLVVFQLGNETYGIEISVVHEIIRMQSITKVPRTPEFVEGVINLRGRIVPVIDLHKRFGLPLEEETSHSRIIVVEVKGVTVGMIVDSVSEVLRLPTANIDPPPPAIVGGIETEYLRGVGKWQDRLIILLDLDKVLDKSEHKALEQHTRELAAAGKEV; this is encoded by the coding sequence ATGGAGCAAGACAAAAGCACCGCCACGGCGATGGAAGAGCAGCTGGTTGTTTTCCAGTTAGGCAATGAAACTTACGGCATTGAAATATCCGTGGTCCATGAGATTATTCGCATGCAGAGCATCACCAAAGTGCCGCGCACGCCTGAGTTTGTGGAAGGAGTAATTAACTTAAGAGGCCGGATTGTGCCTGTCATTGATCTTCATAAGCGGTTTGGCCTGCCTTTAGAGGAAGAGACTTCCCATTCCCGCATTATCGTGGTGGAAGTAAAGGGAGTTACCGTCGGGATGATTGTGGATTCCGTTTCTGAAGTCCTTAGACTTCCTACGGCCAACATCGATCCTCCTCCACCGGCGATTGTAGGCGGTATTGAGACCGAATACCTCCGCGGCGTTGGTAAATGGCAGGATAGATTGATTATTCTGCTGGATCTGGACAAAGTGCTCGATAAGTCAGAACACAAGGCGTTGGAACAACATACCAGGGAACTGGCGGCTGCAGGGAAAGAGGTATAA
- a CDS encoding chemotaxis response regulator protein-glutamate methylesterase produces the protein MLVQSPVKVFVVDDSAFMRRMITAMLESDPQIKVIGYAREGREALEKIRRLRPDVITLDVEMPGMGGLETLKALMDTQPLPVVMLSAVTTAGAQITLRALELGAVDFVPKPEKRADIMLLAEELRAKVKLAAGVPVDRIERQRALCGGRPCPKEEAAAPSPVSRPSLQDKKPLSMVAIGTSTGGPAALAEVFKSLPAGLDAAVIVAQHMPPGFTRSLANRLNDLGNLPVKEAADGDAVEKGQALIAPAGFQTEVEERNGQVRVRVSEKTDYQTLFRPSVDVLFLSVARVYGPSALGVIMTGMGSDGTKGLKAIKEASGYVIAQDEASCIVYGMPKSAVEAGVVDKVVPLTKIGEEITNLVGVTK, from the coding sequence ATGTTGGTGCAAAGCCCTGTTAAAGTATTTGTCGTCGATGATTCGGCGTTCATGCGGCGGATGATCACCGCCATGCTGGAAAGTGACCCCCAGATCAAGGTAATAGGTTATGCCCGGGAAGGCAGGGAGGCCTTGGAGAAAATCCGGCGGCTTAGACCCGACGTGATTACCCTCGATGTGGAAATGCCGGGCATGGGGGGCTTGGAAACTTTAAAAGCCTTAATGGACACCCAGCCCTTGCCGGTGGTGATGCTTAGTGCCGTTACCACTGCAGGGGCACAAATTACTTTGCGGGCTTTGGAATTAGGGGCGGTGGATTTTGTACCGAAGCCGGAAAAGCGAGCCGACATCATGCTGCTGGCGGAGGAACTCCGGGCCAAAGTAAAGCTGGCGGCCGGGGTACCCGTGGACCGGATTGAACGCCAGAGAGCTTTATGCGGCGGACGGCCTTGCCCCAAGGAAGAGGCGGCAGCTCCGTCACCGGTTTCCCGCCCGTCTTTGCAGGACAAAAAGCCGCTTTCGATGGTGGCCATCGGCACTTCCACCGGCGGGCCGGCGGCCCTGGCCGAGGTATTTAAGTCCCTTCCGGCAGGCCTGGATGCGGCGGTAATTGTGGCCCAGCACATGCCGCCCGGTTTTACCAGGTCCCTGGCTAATCGATTGAATGATCTAGGCAATTTGCCGGTGAAAGAAGCGGCAGACGGGGATGCGGTGGAAAAGGGCCAGGCTTTGATTGCCCCGGCAGGTTTCCAGACGGAGGTGGAAGAAAGGAACGGCCAAGTACGGGTACGGGTTTCGGAAAAAACCGACTACCAGACCTTATTCAGGCCGTCTGTGGATGTGCTTTTTTTATCGGTGGCCCGCGTCTATGGGCCTTCCGCCCTGGGTGTCATCATGACCGGCATGGGTTCGGACGGCACTAAGGGTTTAAAAGCCATCAAAGAAGCCTCCGGCTATGTGATAGCCCAGGACGAGGCTTCATGTATTGTTTACGGTATGCCCAAGTCGGCGGTGGAAGCCGGCGTAGTGGACAAAGTAGTACCGTTGACGAAAATAGGAGAGGAAATCACCAATTTAGTGGGAGTCACAAAATAG